Below is a genomic region from Chloroflexota bacterium.
CTTGCGTCTGATGGTGAGCCTGCCCCCTGTGCCCTTGGTGCGATACGAGGAGGAGGCCAGATCGCTGCTGGGGCTGTCGTCCGCGGCCTTGGGCAAATTGCTGCGTGCGGCACGGAAGGATCACAAAGCGAGCGACGAAGGCCGTGGCACGCGGCGCGAACCTGTGGTGGTGGAAGGGACGTATCGGGTGCTCACGCCTGCGCTGGACTATGTGGGAGACGTTGGGGTGGTGGCGGTGCCTCTTCTGGTGCGCGACGGTGATGGGAAAGTCACGCGCCAGCCGTATCTGATCACGAGCGAGCGGGAGCAGATTCCGCTCCCGGAGGACGGGTTTGTAACGATCGGGGGGCAGCCGATGGTCGTGCCAACGGAGCCCGTGATGCTGGGATCTTCCAGCCGGTGGGAGTACCGCAGCCTGGAGGCGTTTTTGAGAGGGGCGAAGCCCAACCCGGTGGAGACCTACCGTGCGGTGGAGCGGCTGTTTGATCGGTACGTGGAGTTTGAGGAGGCCCACACGACAGATGTCTTGGCCCTGTGGACGGTGGGAACCTACCTGTACCCGCTGTTTGAGACGTATCCGTACATTGGCCTGTGGGGTCCGCCTGGGTCTGGGAAGACGAAAACGATGGACGTGGCGCAGCATTTGGCGTTCAACATGCGCTGTACAGCGGACATCACACCTGCCGGGGTGTATCGGCTCATGGATGCGACGCGGGGAGCGCTGGGGATTGACGAGGCGGAACGGTTGGGGAGGCGGGGAGACCCGTGGGCAGAGGAGTTGCGTCAGGTGTTGAACGCTGGGTACAAGCGTGGGGCCGTGGCGACCCGAGCGGAAAAGGGGCCGAATGAACGGTTTGAGGTGCGCGAGTTTGCGGTATACGGGCCGAAGATGTTGGCCAACATCCGTGGGCTGGAGGAGGTGTTGCGGGATCGGTGCATCGTGATCCCGATGCTGCGGGCGAAAACGGAGAAAGGGAACCTGCTGGTGCGGGAGGGAGACGAGGACTGGGCGGGCGTGAGGGGGGATCTGTACGGTGTGGCGTTGACCTTCTTCCATGAGGTGCGGCGCATCTACGAGGAAGACGCGGGGATTCGGGTGCTGAACAATCGGCACGGGGAGCGGTGGTTGCCACTGTTGGCGCTGGCGAAGTTCTTTGAAGAGGAAGGGCTCACGGGGTTGGTAGAGGCGATTCGGAAGTATGCCGTCGCCAATGCCCGGCAAGGGGAGCGATCTGGGCTGTCCGAATGGGATCAGGCGCTGCTGCTGGCGTTGAGGTCGCTGGTGAAGGGGGAAGTGGGGCACGTAGGCACGGGGGATATCGTCGGGGCGATGCGGAAGTACCTGCCAGAGGAGGAAGGAGATGGGGTTACGGCGCGGCACGTTGGGCATGGGATGCAGCGGTTGGGGCTGGCGGAGAGGCGACGACAGGCGCGTGGGTATGTGTACCGTGTGCGCAGGGTGGACATAGAGGACCGTATGGAGCGATACGAGGTGGAACCGCCCGAGGAAGAGGAGGTGCGGTGAGTGTAGTTAGTGTAGTTAGTGTAGTTTGTTTGGGGTACGGGGGCACGGAAATGTGCGCGTGTGGGTGGACCGGTGGGCGACCGTCCGCAGGCGCAAGCGGGCCGTGCGCGGGTCCATCGCCATGCACATGTGGTTTGCGTAGGGCATTACGAGTAAGAGACATGAAACAGAGGGGGTGGCTGGGGCACATAGGGTGGTCAGACACGGAATCGCGAGGGATTCGGTCTTGGGAAGCACGCGCAAGCCTCTTAGGGAATGTCTCGGAAAACGCACGTACGTGCGGATTTCAGACATACAAGACTGTCGGCATACCTTCTGTGCGAATCCGAAGCATCCAACGGTGGATCTCTGCAAGTGGATGTTCCAATATCTGCACAGAGTTTGATCATGTGGCGTTCTCAGGGGCTCGCGTACCCCAGAGCCAGACGCGTGGTACGGCGACACGCATGTGAAGAGATTATGCGGGGTGTACTCCCTGGGAAAACTACACTAACTGCACTAACTACACTGAGCGGGTAGGAGACCCTGCATGTAGTAGCAGTTTGGAGAATCTTTGCCATATCTTGTAGGCATCCGGTGCAGTTACCCCCCGAGGGGAACTGCACACACAACACACTGGAGGAGCAGGATGGTGATCAACATGGACATCAAGGAAGGTTGGGTGCACGAGGAGCCGCAGGTGCTGTTGACGCGGAGAGGGCGGCCGAAGTTGGTGTTCCGGCTTGCGGTGGCGCGAGACGGGACGCGAGCGGCGAAGTACGGTGAGACGGGCGGGACGGGGCGTGGGGTGGACATGATCCACGTGGTGATGTACGGTGAGCGAGGGGAGGCGCTCCAGCCGCTGCTGCGGAAAGGCGCGCAGGTGGTGGTGTTCGGGTGGACGCAGAGTCGGGTGTACACCGCGAAGGATGGGAGTCGGCGGATGGTAACGGAGACGGTGGCCGAGCGGATCACCTTCCTGCCCGAGGCGTGGCGGGATGGGGGATGGCATGTCGTTGGGATGGGGAACGAGATGGATGGCGCTGTGGGCGAGGCAGGCTCGCCGCCACAGGTGGATGGAGACGATTCAGCAGAGTGAGAGATTGGTGGGAAGAGGGAGGAGACGTATGGCCGTACACAATCAGGTGGAGTTGTTGGGGAAGCTGGTCAGCGAGCCGGAGTTGCTGCCGACGCGGATAGGGCGAGGGAAGTTGGTATTTCGGCTGGCGGTGCACCGGCCGCCGGAGATGCCTGCGAAGTGGGATACGGATGGAGGGCGAGCGGTGCGTCGGCCGGACCATGTAACGGTGGTGATGTTTGGCGCGGAAGTGGCTCGGCTGCAGAGGCAGTTGTACCGGGGGATGCGGGTCCTGGTGGTCGGGGGGCTGGTGAGCCGGGATATCACGGTGCGCGGAGAGGAACGGACGGTGAATGAGGTGGTGGCGCGGAGGATAGAGATGCTGGACCCGTTGAGGGAGGACGACGATGACGATTCGGGTGATTCGGATTCGGCGTAAGGTGATTGCAGGGGTGGTAGGGTTGGTCTTGCTCGCGGCGGCGGTTCCGATAGGGATTGGCAACACGCCGTATGCCGACGGGCACGCGGTGGTGCTGACGCGGGGAAGGCTGGAAATGGTGCAGTCGGTTCGGGCGCTCGCGACGTGGGTGGTAGAGGTGAGGAGAGAGTTGGACGTGTTAGAGACGATCTTGGGAGAGTCAGCGGCGAGCCCGGACTCCGGGCGGCTGTTAGCCGAAGGCGAGCGAGGCGCGGAGGCATTGCGGCGGCTAGGCGCGGTGGCTCGGGAGGTGGAAGGAGCGCGGGTGCCGGACGCGATGAGCGAGTTGCAGCGGCAGGCGCGCGAGGCACTGGGTTCCGCCATCGCGGCAGGGCAGGCTGTGGTAGAGTGCGTGGGGGCCCCGCGGGCAGAGGCCGTGGCGGAAGCCTGGACGCGGCTAAGGGAGGCGAGGGGCGCGTTGGAGGAGTTGGATGGGCGGGTACGGGTGCAGCGGGGCATGTTGTGGCGATAGCGACGAGGTGAGCGAGGTGGAATTGGCGTTGGAAGTGCAGCGGCTGCGGGTGAGTCTGGGGCAGTTGCAGACCAGTTTTGATGCGCTGATGGCGATGAAGGAGCAAGCGGAGGGGGAGCGGGATGGTCTGGCCCGGGCGATTCGGGGGATTGCGGAAACGCTGATCCCGGAACGCCTGGCGGAGATGGCGCGGGAGGATTCGGCGCAACTGGGGCGGATGACTGCTGCGGAGATGGCTCGGCTGGTGCAGGTGGAAGGGGCGTCCAAGATGTACCGGTTGCAGGCGGCTCAGGAACGCCCGGATGCGGGGCGGCAAACGTGGCTGGAGCAGAGGCTCCTGGAGATGGAGGCGGCATTGACCACCTTGCGGGCACGGGAGCGGGCGTTGGAGGAAGCCCTTGCCGAGAGTCGTGCGCGGTTGCGAACGGCGGAGGAGCGACTGGCGGCATGGGTTGCGGCGAAAGAGGATCGCGCCGCGCCCGTCGTGGGGACAGAGGGGGAAGAGAGGGCCGATGTTCTGCTGGGGGTTCTGGCGACGACGGGGATCAGCCGTCGGAAGGAGTTGGAGCGGATTCTGCGGGAGGAGCATGGGGTACCGGAGGGAGGATCCATGCACCGGTTGTTTGAGCGGGTTTCGGAGGCGGGGTGGGTGGTCCGGCTGCGGCCAAAGGCGGAGGCGCGCGGCCGGAACACGGAGTTGGTGCGCCTGACAGAGGTCGGTCGGGAGCGGGTGCGCGAAGTGCTTGGCGTGGAGGCCGTTCGGTCGGAATGGGAGCGATTGGCCGAGCGGCACGGAAGCGACGCGCATGTGCTGCTGACCCTGGAGGGCGCGGATCACCTGCGCCGGTTTGGAGCGACGGCGGTAGACGTGTTTCCGGTGCCTGCGCGCACCGCAGACGGGGGCACCTTTGCGCCCGATATCGTGGCCGTGCTGGAGGAGCATCCGATCTACGTGGAGTGCGAGCGGCGGACGCGCAAGGACCCTGCAGCGCGAGATCGCAAGTGGGCGAACGTGTACCAGGCGACGAGCGAGTTCTGCATCATCTGTCCGGACGAGGGGGCATGCAAGGCGATCGTATCGGAAGTCACGGGGTGGGCAATGGAGCGGGGCAAAGCGGTGCGGTTGCGCGTGGCGAGCCTGGACCGAGGGGAGCGGTTGTGGGTGCTGGAGCGGGATATTGCAGCGCGAAAGGAGGAAGATCGGAGATGAGGAAGAGTCGGCCGTTGTTTCGGTGCAGTGGGTGGGGAGACGACTGTCTGGATTGTCCGTACGCCGATGAGGTCCCGGCGGAGTGCACATGGGACTGCCCGCTGTGCACGGAGATTCGGAAGTGTCCGTGCGTGAGCCTGGAGGCGGTGCAGGAGTACTGGGCGCGGCGAGGGGAGACGAAGGTGCGGATAGACGATCACCTGCTGGTGGATGTGGGGCGTGTGGAAGAAGACTGGAGGCTGCCCTGGAAGGAGAACCTGAGCGGCGTGGTGGAGGCGGTGGAGAAGGTCGGGGTGCCGTTCCCCCTGATCGTGACGGTGGTGCCGAACCGGAAGGGATGGGAACGGTACCGGGTACTGGATGTGATGAGCCAGCGGATGCTGCTGGCGGCGCGGGGCGCGGGGATCAAGGCGGTTCCGGTGGTGGTGAAGGAGAACCTGTCGGAGGAAGAGATTGGGCAACTGCGCGCTGCGGTAGCGGCGTTGTGGGCGGTAGGAGGGTAGTCATGGAGGGGCTGGCCGGTGTGGGGCGGGCGATGCTGGAGGCGCTTGTCGTAGTGCTGAACGGGTTGTTGGTCATTGGGTATTGGGTGTGGGATCATGTGCCGCATCTGCTGGGGTTGGCGGGGGCGGGGGTCGTGTGGGTGCTGGATCGGCAGGCGGCGCTACAGGGCCTGGGCAGGCCTGCGCGGCCTGAGGTGGGGCAGATTCATCCTGAGGGGATTCTCCCTCGTGTGCCGCAGATGCTGACGTGGGCGATCGGGGTGGCATGGACGGCCGCGGCGCTGATGTATCCATCGCCTGTGCCGGCGATTGGTGCGGCGATGTGGTGGACGTGGATCGCAACGCTGTTGGTACTTCGCGGCGAGCGGGAGGCGGTCCTTTGGCGGGGGAAGGGGTTCCTGTTGACCTATGCGCTGGCTTTGCTGGGGTTTCGGGGCTACCTGGGTCTGGCGGCGCGGTTTGAGCCGGCGGCGTGGGCGGAGGTGCTGGGGTCCAGCGGCGAGGCGCAGCGGGTCATCGCGGGGAACTTGGCGATCTTTGCGACGGTGGGGACGTGGCTGACATGGTTTGTGTTACCGGTGGCGCACTTCTCCTATCTCGTCCAAAGGCTGCTTGTGAACCCGCTATCCCTGGCGGCGCCGTTTGCGACGGCGGAAGAGTGGATAGCAGCGTTGCGCAGTCGGCGCGGAAGGGGACAGCGGTAGGAGAGGAGTGCCGCCTAAGGGATGTCCTTCCAGTTCCAGGCGAAGGGGAACGGCAGGATGTCGGAACGTGCGAGCGCGATGAGGTTTCGCCGAGGAGGGAGCAAGGAGGGGGCATGCGAGGAAAGTGGGGTAGCGAGGTATCGCAGGTGGTTCCGGTGGATTTGGAGGTGTATCGGAGCGAGGCGGTGTACGACGGGGAAGGGCGGCTGGATCACCTGTACTACGATCTGGTGGAGCGGGAAAGCGGGGAGCGTCGCCGTCGGCACAAGGTGGTCAAGTTGGTGGCGCTGGACTTCCTGGCGAAGGAGGCGCGGGAAGAAGTTCTGTTGGTCCGTCGGACGGCGAAGGCGCTGAAGGGGCTGTACAACGCGGAGGTGGACTTCGTGTACCTGGTGGCGGGGATTTTCCGGCCGCATGTGGGGATTGTGCAGTGCTACGGGGTGCAGGGGGTTGGCGGGAGTCGGGAGGAGGCGCTGGAGCGGGCGAGAGAGGGGGCAGCAGCGCTGGACGGGGTGATGGCGAACTTTGAGCAGTCGCGCTTTGTGCCGTTGACGATGGGGCGCGCCGAGTGGCTCCGAAGGGCGTTGGGGGAGATGCGCTTCGGCTTGGTCGGGATTGGGCAGCCGGACCCGCGGGAGAATGCCCGGGGGATGTCGGGTGAGCATGGCCGCTCGCCCACCCTGGACGAATACACGTTGCAGCAGAACGAGTTACTGTATCGCGGCATGGCGAAGTTGCGGGAGGAGTTTGTGGCGGTAGTGATGGCGTTTCGGGTGCGGCAGGGGGACATCTATCGGCTGCAGGCAGCCAACGCGCGGGAAGCGTCCCGGTGGGCGTCCATGGAGAAGGGAACGCGGGGGATTCACGTCGGGTTGTCTATCCCCGTCATCCTGTCGGGCGCGTTCAACGCCGGTGCCAGCACCGGGTACGGGGTGTCGGACACCGGGGGCGTTACCCACAGCCGTGGCCGCGCGGAAGGTGTTACGGCTAGCGAGGGATACACCCGGTCGGTGGTGGACGGGCAATCCCACACGGAGGGGCACAGCCGTGGCGTTACGGAGACGGTGGGGGAATCCGTCACCACGGGACACGGGGTCGCGCGGGGTGAGGCGCACACGGTAGGGGAGAGCCAGTCGTCGGGGGGCAGTTGGGCGGTAACGGAGACACATGGGACGGCGCAGACGGTTGGGGAGAGCCACGCAGTGGGGCAGGCGCACACGGAGGGAGTGGCGCAGACGCAAGGGCAATCGCACACGGTGGGACACGCAGAGACAGCCTCTACGTCCCAGACCACGGGTCAGGCGCACAGCGTCGGGACGACAATCACAGACGGGCAGTCGTCGGGCTCCAACGTCGGCGTGTCGGTGGGGCAGTCGCAGAGCCACAGTCAGGGGACTTCGCATGGCGCTTCGCTCGGGATGTCGGCATCGCAGAGCCAGGAGGTGGGGCAATCGGTGCAGGTAGGGCACACCGATGGGCAGTCTGTGGCCGATGGGAGCAGCCAATACACCTCAGAGGGTCACACCAGGACGGTTGGGGTGAGTGCCTCGGGGACGGTGGGAACTTCGGCGAGCGGGGGCCTGGCGCTGGGCCTGCCGGGGACTCTGGGGGCGAATGCGAATGCAGGGGTGCACAACAGCGCGACGGTGGGTGGATCGCTGAGCAATGCCCACAGCGTGGTGGAAGGAGAGGGGACGTCGCATGTGGAGACCACATCCCAGAGCGACAGCCTAAGCCACGGGGCTAGTGTGTCTCAGGGGGCGAGCCAGGGGGTCAGCGTTGGGGTTACGCAAGGGCGTACGGAGGGCGATACGGTTGGGAGCAGCCTGGACGCATCGGTGGGGGCGAGTCAAGGGACGCAGCACTCGGTGGCGCAGTCGGTGAACGACGTGGAGAGCCATGCGACGACGGAGGGGCATGCCACGACGGCCAGTGTCGCGGATACGGTGAGCAGCGCCGAGACGAGGTCGTCATCGGACACGGTGAGTCGGACGGATGCCACGATGCGGGCGAACACGGTATCGCGATCGGAGTCGGTGAGCCGTGGTGGGTCATGGGCGAAAGGCACGTTTGCCAGCGACACGGTGTCTCGTGTGGAGAGCGATTCGGTGGCGCGCACGCAGTCCCGTGCGACGAGTGTGTCGGAGACGCAGTCTTCGGCAGACACGGTGTCCCATGCCGAGGGGGAAGCGTGGTCGGAGGTGCGGTCTCGGAGCCGAGTGGAGTCCACGGGCGTGGCGGAGTCCAAGAGCACAGGGGTGGTGCAAGCGCGGAGCCTGGCGACGGCAACGGGGATGGGTGTAGGCGCAGGGCTAGCGCCGTCGCTGTCGGCGTCCAAGACGTACCAGTGGGAGGATCACCTGGCGACGATGGTGGCCGATCTGCTGCGAGGGCAGGAGCGGCTGCTGGCGGAAGCGGCGACGGAAGGGGCCTTCTGGGTAGATGCGTACTTTCTGTGCCGCACGGAGCGAGGGAAGCAGGCGCTGGCTGCCCTGTACGCCCAGGCGTTTCATGGGACGGAGGAAGTCGTCACGCCGGCCCAGACGCGGATGCTCACGCCGCCGGAGGAGCGGTACGTCGCTCTGCATGCCCAGACCTTCACGCCATCCACGCGACGGGAGATCGTGCCGGGAATCCTGGAGGGATACCGAGACACGTCGTTTCTGACGCTCACTCAGGCTGCCGCTCTGGTGGCTCCGGGATGCTTTGAGGAAGGCGATGCGCTGACGGTGCAGGAGAAGATTCCGCCTTACGCCTTTCCGGTGGACATGCCCGGGGATGTGGTGATCGGCCGCCTGGTGTCGTACGAGACGGGGGACGTAACGCCTGCCCAATGTCGCCTCACGCGGGAGCGGATGACGAACACGGCGGCATTTGCGGACACGCGGTTTGGCAAGAGCGTGGTCATGACGTGGCTGGAGAAGGAAGTGGCGCTGCGGTGGGGGGACAGGGTGGTAGTGTTGGACTTCGGGCTGGGGCATCGGCAGTTGATGAACGTGATTCCCAGGGAGCGGTTTACGCTGTACGGACTGTATCAGGGGTCGCCCAGGCCGATCCGTTGGAACCCGCTGCAGATCGGGCGAAGGATTCCTCCGGATTTGCAACTGGACGCCACGGTGGACCTGTTGTGCAATGCGGGGCGGATGGGAGAGAGGCAGGCGGGATGGCTGTGGGAAGTGATGCGGGGGCTGTACTTGGAGCATGGCGTGCTGACCGAAGACCCGCAGGTGCTGTATCCGGAGAGGTACAACAAGGTTGTGCAAGAGCGGCCGGACACGCCAGAGGCGAGGCAAGCGGTCGCCCTGTCTCATGTTTCGGCGTCCGAGCGGGAGGTGTTGAATCGGGAACGGGAGAAGCCGGGGCTCGCGAACCTGGCCGATGGGCCGATCAAACTGGCGCAATTGCAGCCGTGGGAACGCCAGATATTGGCCATTGAGCGGTCCAAGGACGTGGACCTGAGTCAGGTGTATGACCGGCTGGAAGCGTTGTATGGGCGACTGCGGAACAACGTAACTGACCAGACGGCGGTGAAAGGGCTCTTGCTTCGGCTCAAGGTGTTTCGGTACGGACAGTTGGCGGCCATGTATGGGCGTGGGGAAGGGAGCATCGCGATTGAGGACTTGGCCTATCCCGATGGCGTAGCGGTTCTGGAGGGTGGGACGATGCCGGAGTACGGCAAGGCAGCGATTCTGGGGCTGATCTCGTGGCATCTGTACAACGACGCCATCTTCCGCGCGCGGGAAAGCATCGGGCAGACGGATGGGCGCAAGTTGTTCCTGGTGTACGAAGAGGCGAACAAGATCATCTCCGGCGTGGGGGAAGGAGCGCGGGAGGACAACGGGCGGCGGATGACCAGCGACATCTATGCCACCATGTTTCGGGATGCGGGGAAGTATGGGGTGTGGATGGGAGTGATTGCGCAGAGTCCGTCGGAGTTGCCGCCGGAGATCGTGAGTTCGTGCAACAACCTGTTCATCGGGCGGCTGAAGAACCCGAGGGATAGGGATTTGGCCGTGGCGGCGCTGGCGCGGTCGGAGAAGGGGTTCTGGTACGTGCAGGTGGCGAATCACATCGCGCGGCTGGAGGTGGGGCGGTTTGTGGTGCTGTTGGGGCTGTCGCGGGACAAGAAGGATGTGGAGCCGATGCTGGTGGAGACGATCCCGATGCCGGCTGCGGTGCCGGGGGATGGGGCGGTGGGCCAGAGATGCACTCCTTCATGAGGTCGCCGGAGTAGCCGCACCCCCGTGGGTGCATGTCCCCCAGTAGTATGAGATTAGCAGGATAGGCCGGACGCCCATGGGCGACAAGGGGCCCGACGGAGCCTCCGTCACTTTCGCTCTGGCCAGTGACATCGCATACTACGCGTAGCGGCACGTTCTGTGGCAGGTCCGAGTTGTTGCGTGGAAGAAGAGCGTCTGCCCACGGAACACCCGCGGGGCGGCGCAGGTCATCGTCGGGGTGCACTTTTCGGACACGGCAAGTTATTGACAATATACACCATTTGGATATAATCTGGCTATACATAGTGCTGCAAAAGGAGTGTACTATGGCAAAGAAAGTCA
It encodes:
- a CDS encoding toprim domain-containing protein produces the protein MGFKEEVLRRSPIREVAQELIPGLQKVGRTWVGSTRGEKTPALTVYPHTESWYHYGDGVGGDVIDLVSYVRLGPGFRARDAEQFVESLRWLAERAGVDWSSEWRGREPTLRDRVLGLTAQCYHARLMEMPTVIQGPALRGIDVEVLREFRVGVAAGDALEKYLHGHGISREDAVEAGVLREDGREVFAGRVVFPTFSRGRVVYLTGRLLGEGRGPKYLHMRGAKPVYNDAALNGKGELVLVEGITDCLVLHGWGIPAIALQGTTLPEGLLATVRRHDPVYICLDGDAAGREAGLRLGERVGPLARVVRLPDGQDVRDVAIGGWTARQFREVLDAADTVLGWKLKEAANAAGSERDRRVEEVLRLMVSLPPVPLVRYEEEARSLLGLSSAALGKLLRAARKDHKASDEGRGTRREPVVVEGTYRVLTPALDYVGDVGVVAVPLLVRDGDGKVTRQPYLITSEREQIPLPEDGFVTIGGQPMVVPTEPVMLGSSSRWEYRSLEAFLRGAKPNPVETYRAVERLFDRYVEFEEAHTTDVLALWTVGTYLYPLFETYPYIGLWGPPGSGKTKTMDVAQHLAFNMRCTADITPAGVYRLMDATRGALGIDEAERLGRRGDPWAEELRQVLNAGYKRGAVATRAEKGPNERFEVREFAVYGPKMLANIRGLEEVLRDRCIVIPMLRAKTEKGNLLVREGDEDWAGVRGDLYGVALTFFHEVRRIYEEDAGIRVLNNRHGERWLPLLALAKFFEEEGLTGLVEAIRKYAVANARQGERSGLSEWDQALLLALRSLVKGEVGHVGTGDIVGAMRKYLPEEEGDGVTARHVGHGMQRLGLAERRRQARGYVYRVRRVDIEDRMERYEVEPPEEEEVR
- a CDS encoding single-stranded DNA-binding protein produces the protein MAVHNQVELLGKLVSEPELLPTRIGRGKLVFRLAVHRPPEMPAKWDTDGGRAVRRPDHVTVVMFGAEVARLQRQLYRGMRVLVVGGLVSRDITVRGEERTVNEVVARRIEMLDPLREDDDDDSGDSDSA
- a CDS encoding single-stranded DNA-binding protein, with the translated sequence MVINMDIKEGWVHEEPQVLLTRRGRPKLVFRLAVARDGTRAAKYGETGGTGRGVDMIHVVMYGERGEALQPLLRKGAQVVVFGWTQSRVYTAKDGSRRMVTETVAERITFLPEAWRDGGWHVVGMGNEMDGAVGEAGSPPQVDGDDSAE
- a CDS encoding serine-rich protein — encoded protein: MRGKWGSEVSQVVPVDLEVYRSEAVYDGEGRLDHLYYDLVERESGERRRRHKVVKLVALDFLAKEAREEVLLVRRTAKALKGLYNAEVDFVYLVAGIFRPHVGIVQCYGVQGVGGSREEALERAREGAAALDGVMANFEQSRFVPLTMGRAEWLRRALGEMRFGLVGIGQPDPRENARGMSGEHGRSPTLDEYTLQQNELLYRGMAKLREEFVAVVMAFRVRQGDIYRLQAANAREASRWASMEKGTRGIHVGLSIPVILSGAFNAGASTGYGVSDTGGVTHSRGRAEGVTASEGYTRSVVDGQSHTEGHSRGVTETVGESVTTGHGVARGEAHTVGESQSSGGSWAVTETHGTAQTVGESHAVGQAHTEGVAQTQGQSHTVGHAETASTSQTTGQAHSVGTTITDGQSSGSNVGVSVGQSQSHSQGTSHGASLGMSASQSQEVGQSVQVGHTDGQSVADGSSQYTSEGHTRTVGVSASGTVGTSASGGLALGLPGTLGANANAGVHNSATVGGSLSNAHSVVEGEGTSHVETTSQSDSLSHGASVSQGASQGVSVGVTQGRTEGDTVGSSLDASVGASQGTQHSVAQSVNDVESHATTEGHATTASVADTVSSAETRSSSDTVSRTDATMRANTVSRSESVSRGGSWAKGTFASDTVSRVESDSVARTQSRATSVSETQSSADTVSHAEGEAWSEVRSRSRVESTGVAESKSTGVVQARSLATATGMGVGAGLAPSLSASKTYQWEDHLATMVADLLRGQERLLAEAATEGAFWVDAYFLCRTERGKQALAALYAQAFHGTEEVVTPAQTRMLTPPEERYVALHAQTFTPSTRREIVPGILEGYRDTSFLTLTQAAALVAPGCFEEGDALTVQEKIPPYAFPVDMPGDVVIGRLVSYETGDVTPAQCRLTRERMTNTAAFADTRFGKSVVMTWLEKEVALRWGDRVVVLDFGLGHRQLMNVIPRERFTLYGLYQGSPRPIRWNPLQIGRRIPPDLQLDATVDLLCNAGRMGERQAGWLWEVMRGLYLEHGVLTEDPQVLYPERYNKVVQERPDTPEARQAVALSHVSASEREVLNREREKPGLANLADGPIKLAQLQPWERQILAIERSKDVDLSQVYDRLEALYGRLRNNVTDQTAVKGLLLRLKVFRYGQLAAMYGRGEGSIAIEDLAYPDGVAVLEGGTMPEYGKAAILGLISWHLYNDAIFRARESIGQTDGRKLFLVYEEANKIISGVGEGAREDNGRRMTSDIYATMFRDAGKYGVWMGVIAQSPSELPPEIVSSCNNLFIGRLKNPRDRDLAVAALARSEKGFWYVQVANHIARLEVGRFVVLLGLSRDKKDVEPMLVETIPMPAAVPGDGAVGQRCTPS